One genomic segment of Sander lucioperca isolate FBNREF2018 chromosome 10, SLUC_FBN_1.2, whole genome shotgun sequence includes these proteins:
- the clec3ba gene encoding tetranectin, with translation MDARGVFLMFCLLLLAHRTFQQTSSTKRNGKKDSANSAAIEELKKQITDIVQELNVLKEQQALHTVCLRGTKILGKCFLADPVKKTFHTASDDCIAKGGSLSTPLTGDENDQLYSYVRQSISPEEHIWLGINDMVTEGQWVDQSGSTVRFKNWETEITLQPDGGRSQNCGILSTTANGKWFDESCRAQKASVCEFNIV, from the exons CCAGCAGACCTCCTCAACGAAAAGAAATGGCAAGAAAG actCTGCAAACAGTGCTGCGATTGAGGAGCTGAAGAAACAGATTACTGACATTGTTcaagagctgaatgtgctgaaagagcaGCAAGCTTTACACACAG TTTGTCTGCGAGGCACTAAGATCCTCGGCAAGTGTTTCCTGGCTGACCCAGTGAAGAAGACCTTCCACACCGCCAGTGATGACTGCATCGCCAAGGGAGGCAGTCTGAGCACTCCTCTGACAGGAGACGAGAACGACCAGCTCTACAGCTACGTACGTCAGAGCATCAGCCCCGAGGAGCACATCTGGCTGGGCATCAATGACATGGTGACCGAAGGCCAGTGGGTGGACCAATCAGGCTCCACAGTGCGCTTCAAGAACTGGGAGACGGAGATCACCCTGCAGCCAGACGGAGGGCGCAGCCAGAATTGTGGCATCCTCTCCACCACAGCCAACGGGAAGTGGTTTGATGAGAGCTGCCGAGCTCAAAAGGCTTCTGTGTGTGAGTTCAACATTGTCTGA
- the cdcp1a gene encoding CUB domain-containing protein 1a isoform X1, translating into MSSSRVTLHLLLLTFVLFTVSELCKVDPSKMEGLSLHIKKLRPASECKMKINSVPKEKITVTSSSELTFQDCLPEDVQITAMKVIECSQLKDCQKTPARLSVPVLPTCLPAPLSSVTWNLRPPQSGSVELTSPTGALKQSLPGQQCNDSIIIKVVGDDGSTIGHFCHQGAIQTVQIHTKVSVTVSGMGGKALTAPFKHVLNVVLKGEISERYIFTVSPMRDTPVLLATPGWPIGMKDYSTVSWIVSVPPKMEAHLMFVNLSQPKCSNRHTDIRVHRVGCPEEDYSRREDEEAKSEITVSDNFYLNMSNCMPERGDFRVLTKITLQESKNFLQTIILSVVSALLVIFAVVLVVVCVVIRKKKKLNPEVSIYNPNGTSFLPAHNGFPKTREDNESHVYASIEDTLVYTDLLRQGAEIGVYGEFDTYRPFTGQTDSQKPLVSEAGAGADNMPVGAYQQFQVPPLPIRPKSHVQTLVDNDIYQTDDQSEEEHSPDLGPRLEPEGGN; encoded by the exons ATGTCCTCATCAAGAGTCACGCTTCATCTTTTACTTCTTACATTCGTCCTCTTCACTGTATCAG AGTTGTGTAAAGTGGATCCGAGCAAAATGGAGGGCCTTTCTCTTCACATCAAGAAGTTGAGGCCGGCCTCTGAGTGCAAGATGAAAATAAACTCTGTGCCGAAGGAGAAGATCACAGTCACATCAAGCAGTGAGCTGACTTTTCAGGACTGCCTTCCTGAAGACGTACAAATCACTGCCATGAAAGTCATAG AGTGTAGTCAACTCAAAGACTGCCAGAAGACTCCGGCCAGACTGTCGGTGCCTGTTTTGCCAACCTGCCTCCCCGCCCCTCTGAGCAGTGTGACCTGGAATCTCCGTCCTCCTCAGTCGGGTAGCGTGGAGCTGACCTCTCCCACTGGGGCCCTCAAGCAATCCCTACCTGGGCAGCAATGCAACGACAGCATCATTATCAAAGTGGTCGGAGACGATGGCTCTACTATCGGACACTTCTGCCATCAGGGAGCCATACAGACTGTCCAAATCCACACCAAGGTGTCTGTCACTGTGTCCGGCATGGGGGGTAAAGCACTAACAGCGCCTTTCAAGCATGTGCTGAATGTTGTTTTGAAAGGGGAGATATCAG AAAGATATATATTCACTGTATCTCCAATGAGAGACACTCCTGTCCTTTTGGCTACTCCTGGTTGGCCAATAGGAATGAAGGATTACTCCACCGTCTCCTGGATCGTTTCTGTTCCCCCGAAGATGGAGGCTCACCTGATGTTTGTCAACCTCAGCCAGCCAAAGTGCAGCAACCGCCACACCGACATCAGGGTACACAGAGTCGGCTGCCCAGAGGAGGACTACAGCCGCAGGGAGGACGAGGAGGCCAAGAGTGAGATCACCGTCTCCGATAACTTCTACCTCAACATGTCCAACTGTATGCCTGAACGAGGAGACTTCAGGGTCCTCACCAAGATCACCCTGCAGGAGAGCAAGA ACTTTCTGCAGACTATCATCCTGAGTGTGGTGTCTGCTCTGTTGGTCATTTTTGCCGTTGTGCTGGTAGTGGTCTGTGTGGTGATTAG gaagaagaagaagctgaaTCCTGAAGTGTCCATCTACAATCCAAACGGCACCAGCTTCCTGCCAGCACACAACGGCTTCCCCAAAACACGTGAGGACAACGAGTCCCATGTGTACGCCTCCATTGAGGACACGCTGGTCTACACAGACCTGCTGAGACAGGGGGCAGAGATAGGGGTCTACGGAGAATTTGACACATACCGGCCCTTCACAGGGCAAACAGACTCACAAAAGCCATTGGTCTCTGAAGCAGGTGCAGGTGCAGACAACATGCCAGTCGGGGCTTACCAGCAGTTTCAGGTTCCTCCGCTTCCCATCAGGCCCAAGAGCCACGTCCAAACCCTGGTGGACAATGATATTTACCAGACTGACGACCAAAGTGAAGAGGAACACTCTCCGGATCTGGGGCCCCGGCTGGAGCCAGAGGGAGGGAACTGA
- the cdcp1a gene encoding CUB domain-containing protein 1a isoform X2 produces MEGLSLHIKKLRPASECKMKINSVPKEKITVTSSSELTFQDCLPEDVQITAMKVIECSQLKDCQKTPARLSVPVLPTCLPAPLSSVTWNLRPPQSGSVELTSPTGALKQSLPGQQCNDSIIIKVVGDDGSTIGHFCHQGAIQTVQIHTKVSVTVSGMGGKALTAPFKHVLNVVLKGEISERYIFTVSPMRDTPVLLATPGWPIGMKDYSTVSWIVSVPPKMEAHLMFVNLSQPKCSNRHTDIRVHRVGCPEEDYSRREDEEAKSEITVSDNFYLNMSNCMPERGDFRVLTKITLQESKNFLQTIILSVVSALLVIFAVVLVVVCVVIRRKKKKLNPEVSIYNPNGTSFLPAHNGFPKTREDNESHVYASIEDTLVYTDLLRQGAEIGVYGEFDTYRPFTGQTDSQKPLVSEAGAGADNMPVGAYQQFQVPPLPIRPKSHVQTLVDNDIYQTDDQSEEEHSPDLGPRLEPEGGN; encoded by the exons ATGGAGGGCCTTTCTCTTCACATCAAGAAGTTGAGGCCGGCCTCTGAGTGCAAGATGAAAATAAACTCTGTGCCGAAGGAGAAGATCACAGTCACATCAAGCAGTGAGCTGACTTTTCAGGACTGCCTTCCTGAAGACGTACAAATCACTGCCATGAAAGTCATAG AGTGTAGTCAACTCAAAGACTGCCAGAAGACTCCGGCCAGACTGTCGGTGCCTGTTTTGCCAACCTGCCTCCCCGCCCCTCTGAGCAGTGTGACCTGGAATCTCCGTCCTCCTCAGTCGGGTAGCGTGGAGCTGACCTCTCCCACTGGGGCCCTCAAGCAATCCCTACCTGGGCAGCAATGCAACGACAGCATCATTATCAAAGTGGTCGGAGACGATGGCTCTACTATCGGACACTTCTGCCATCAGGGAGCCATACAGACTGTCCAAATCCACACCAAGGTGTCTGTCACTGTGTCCGGCATGGGGGGTAAAGCACTAACAGCGCCTTTCAAGCATGTGCTGAATGTTGTTTTGAAAGGGGAGATATCAG AAAGATATATATTCACTGTATCTCCAATGAGAGACACTCCTGTCCTTTTGGCTACTCCTGGTTGGCCAATAGGAATGAAGGATTACTCCACCGTCTCCTGGATCGTTTCTGTTCCCCCGAAGATGGAGGCTCACCTGATGTTTGTCAACCTCAGCCAGCCAAAGTGCAGCAACCGCCACACCGACATCAGGGTACACAGAGTCGGCTGCCCAGAGGAGGACTACAGCCGCAGGGAGGACGAGGAGGCCAAGAGTGAGATCACCGTCTCCGATAACTTCTACCTCAACATGTCCAACTGTATGCCTGAACGAGGAGACTTCAGGGTCCTCACCAAGATCACCCTGCAGGAGAGCAAGA ACTTTCTGCAGACTATCATCCTGAGTGTGGTGTCTGCTCTGTTGGTCATTTTTGCCGTTGTGCTGGTAGTGGTCTGTGTGGTGATTAGG aggaagaagaagaagctgaaTCCTGAAGTGTCCATCTACAATCCAAACGGCACCAGCTTCCTGCCAGCACACAACGGCTTCCCCAAAACACGTGAGGACAACGAGTCCCATGTGTACGCCTCCATTGAGGACACGCTGGTCTACACAGACCTGCTGAGACAGGGGGCAGAGATAGGGGTCTACGGAGAATTTGACACATACCGGCCCTTCACAGGGCAAACAGACTCACAAAAGCCATTGGTCTCTGAAGCAGGTGCAGGTGCAGACAACATGCCAGTCGGGGCTTACCAGCAGTTTCAGGTTCCTCCGCTTCCCATCAGGCCCAAGAGCCACGTCCAAACCCTGGTGGACAATGATATTTACCAGACTGACGACCAAAGTGAAGAGGAACACTCTCCGGATCTGGGGCCCCGGCTGGAGCCAGAGGGAGGGAACTGA
- the LOC116049282 gene encoding transmembrane protein 158: protein MLNDSPTLLLALTAVAGLLQRCQGWSDEDLLLPPVNSSNRFLANLEVDVRFSKRSVEESEASPDAASLQTMSQCNVSVQRLLPTSLVARWDSTFGFQCDVLIYTTNNHGRAFFSASINRAISPVVIEHLGVAGGQQELRLCVGCGMSRYRRFGQGRSRGQQTGDQVTFCCVDFSLDELKGDKSWRLNRKPIESTLVACFMTLVIIVWSVAALIWPVPIIAGFLPNGMEQRRPR, encoded by the coding sequence ATGCTGAACGACTCTCCGACGCTCCTGCTGGCTCTCACCGCGGTGGCCGGACTTCTCCAGCGATGCCAAGGCTGGAGCGACGAAGACCTCCTCCTGCCGCCCGTCAACTCCTCCAACAGGTTCCTGGCCAATCTGGAGGTGGACGTGCGCTTCTCCAAGAGGTCCGTGGAGGAGAGCGAAGCCTCGCCCGACGCCGCCTCGCTGCAGACAATGTCCCAGTGCAACGTGAGCGTCCAGAGACTCCTGCCCACCTCGCTGGTGGCCCGCTGGGACAGCACCTTCGGCTTCCAGTGTGATGTGCTCATCTACACCACCAACAACCACGGAAGGGCTTTTTTCTCCGCGTCTATCAACAGGGCGATCTCACCTGTCGTCATCGAGCACCTCGGGGTCGCCGGGGGTCAGCAGGAGTTGCGGTTGTGCGTGGGCTGCGGGATGTCCCGGTACCGGAGGTTTGGTCAGGGCAGGTCGAGGGGCCAGCAGACCGGGGATCAGGTCACTTTCTGCTGCGTGGATTTCAGCCTCGACGAGCTGAAGGGCGACAAAAGTTGGAGGCTGAACAGAAAGCCCATCGAGTCGACACTTGTGGCTTGTTTCATGACTTTGGTCATCATTGTGTGGAGTGTTGCTGCTCTCATCTGGCCAGTCCCGATCATTGCAGGGTTTCTGCCCAATGGGATGGAGCAGAGGAGACCGAGATAA